Below is a window of Pseudomonadota bacterium DNA.
CCGGGAGGCTCCTCCTCGCGCGCGACCCGTACGCGGTGGACATGCGGCGCGTGATCGACGCCGCGGCAAAGCTCCGCGTAGCGATGGAGATCAACTCGCATCCGCAGAGGCTGGACCTCGACTGGCGCTGGTGCAGGTACGCGAAGGAGAAGGGCGTGAAATTCATCATCTGCCCCGACGCCCACTCGCCCCGGGAGATCGACGTCCTCCAGTACGGGGTCGCGGTCGCGCGCAAGGGGTGGCTCGAGAGGGCCGACGTGCTCAACTGCCTGTCGGCATCGGGGCTCCTCAAGGCGCTGGGCGGCATGCGCCGCTGATCGCAGAAAGGCGCGCCGAGGAGCGCCCGAGCATGCCGCTTTACTTAATCCTGCGGCGGATGTAGTGAGGGCCACATCAAGGAGGCGAAGGTGCTATCAAAACTCTTCACACCACGATCGGTGGCGGTGGTGGGGGCGTCCCGCGAGGAGGGCAAGGTCGGGCATTCCATCATGAAGAACCTGGTCGGCCACGGATTCGCCGGCCCCATCTATCCGGTCAACCCCAAGGCGAAGGACGTGATGGGGCATCCCTGCTTCAAGGACCTGAGGGACGTGCCCGACGGCTGCGACCTGGCGGTGATCGCGGTGCCAGCGAGGCTCGTGCCGGGCATCGTAGAGGAGTGCGGGCGCAAGGGGATCGGCGCCGCGATAGTCATATCGGCGGGGTTCAAGGAGGTGGGCGGGGAGGGGGCGGATCTCGAGAAGAGGCTCTTCAACGCGGCCATGACCAGCGGCGTGAGGGTGCTGGGCCCCAACTGCCTCGGCCTCATCAACACCAGGCACCGCCTCGACGTCTCGTTCGCCGCCAGCCACCCCGAGGAGGGGGACATAGCGGTGATCTCCCAGTCCGGCGCGCTGTGCACCGCGATAATAGACTGGTCGGTCAGAAACCACATAGGATTTTCAAAGCTCATAAGCATCGGCAACAAGGTGGACATAGACGAGGAGGTGCTGATCGAGGAGCTGGGCGAGGACGACGACACGAAGGTGATCGTGGGTTACCTGGAGAACATAGTCAACGGACCGCACTTCATGCGCTCGGCAGAGCGCGTGACCAAGCGCAAGCCGATCATACTCATCAAGGCCGGCAACACGGCGGCCGGCGCCGCGGCTGCGTCGTCCCACACCGGGAGCCTCGCCGGGGCGCGCATGGCCTACGAGTGCGCGTTCCGAACCAGCGGGATATTGCAGGCGTCCTCCCTCGAGTCGCTCTTCGACTACGCCCAGGCGTTCTCCTACCAGCCGCTGCCGCGCGGCAGGAGGGTCGCGGTGGTGACCAACGCCGGCGGGCCGGGGATCATGGCCGCAGACGCGGTCGAGAACTCCGGGCTGGCGTTCGCGAAACTCGGCGACGAGACCACGAAAGCCCTCTCCTCGTTTTTGCCGGCCGCGGCCAACATCCACAATCCGGTCGACATACTCGGCGACGCTCTGGCCGAGACCTACGGCAGGGCGCTCGAGGCGTTGCTGGCCGACGACGGCGTGGACGCCGCGGTCGTGCTGCTGACGCCCCAGGCGATGACCGACGCCGCCGAGGCCGCGCGCGTTGTGGCCGGGGTCTCGGGAAGACACGGGAAACCCGTGGTCGCCTCTTTCATCGGCGCGGACCGCGTCTCCCTGGGCATAGAGATACTGCAGAGGAGCAGGGTGCCGCACTATCCGACCCCCGAGCGCGCGGTCGAGGCGCTGCAGGTCATGGCCGAGTTCGCGAAGTGGAAGGAGAGGCCTCCGAGGGTTATCCAGCGCTTCTCGGTCAACACCACTAAGGTGGACAGGGTGCTCAACCTCTGTCGCAAGCGTGGCCAGTTCAACGTGGGTGAGCAGGACTCGAAGGCGATACTCGCCGCCTACGGTTTCACGGTGCCGAAGGCCTCTCTCGCCAGGAGCGCCGACGAGGCGGCCTCCGCCTCGGCAGCGATAGGATTCCCCGTGGTCATGAAGATCGTCTCTCCAGACATAATCCACAAGTCGGACGTGGGAGGGGTGAAGGTCGGGCTGGCCGGATCCTCGGAGGTGAGGGACGCGTACGATCTCATGATTGCCAGGATACGCCTCCGAGAGCCCCGTGCGAGGCTCCAGGGCGTTCTCGTGCAGGAGATGGTGGGCGGGGGCCGCGAGATAATCGTCGGCATGACGCGCGACCCCCAGTTCGGCCCCATGCTCATGTTCGGGCTGGGCGGGGTCTACGTGGAGGTCCTGCGCGACGTGTCGTTCCAGCTCGCACCCATCACCCGCGACGAGGCGTTCGAGATGCTCATCGGAACCAAGACATACAAGTTGCTCAAGGGCGTGCGCGGCGAGAAGTCCGTGGACATGGAGCTGGTCGCGGAGTGCATAAGGAGGATATCGCAGCTCTCGATGGACTTCCCCGCGATCGAGGAGCTGGACATAAACCCGCTCAACGTCTCGAGCGACAGGGCCGGCGCGGTCGCGGTGGATGCGCGCATTAAAATCCGGGACTCGGGACCCGGGATTCGGAACTCGAAACTTCAGGGGTGTGACCATGGCTCAGAATGACTGGAAACAGACATACTCGGGCAAGGTCGTCTCGGCCGCGGAGGCCATCTCGCACATTAAGCCCGGCAACAAGATCTTCATAGGCACAGGTTGCGCGGCGCCGCAGATGCTGATCGAGGCGCTCGCCGGGGACCGGCACGACGTCTCCGACGCGGAGATATACCACCTGCTGACCATGGGCGTCGCGCCGTACGCTCGGGAGCGCTTCTCGGAGAGATACCGCTTTAACAGCTTCTTCATCAGCGAGAACGTCCGAGATGCGGTGCAGCAGGGGTCCGGCGACTACACGCCGATATTCCTCTCCGAGCTGCCGATGCTATTCGAGTCGGGCCGAATACCGCTGGACGTGGCCCTCATACAGGTTACGCCCCCCTCCCCCGACGGCATGGTGAGCCTCGGGGTCTCCGTGGACATCGTGAAGAGCGCCACCGAGAACGCGAGCCTGGTGATCGCCGAGATAAACGAGAACATGCCGTGGACCTGCGGCAACTCGCAGATACCGGCGGACTACATCGACTTTATGGTCCCGTCCGATCGGCCGCTGCTCGAGTATCATCCGGTGGAGATCGACGAGACGATAGTCAAGATAGGCAGGCACGTTGCGTCGCTCATCGAGGACGGCTCGACCATCGAGCTCGGGATCGGCGCCATACCTCAGTGCATAATCGAGTTCCTCAAGGAGAAGAAGGATCTCGGCATACACACGGAGATGTTCACCGACCAGCTGGTGGACCTCATAGAGGCCGGCGTGGTCACCGGATCCAAGAAGAACCTCGATCGCGGCAAGGTGGTGGCCTCTTTCCTCATGGGCACGGAGAAGCTCTACCGCTTTGTGCACAACAATCCGGTCGTCGAGATGCACCCGTCCCAGTACGTCAACGACCCGTTCGTGATAGCCAGGC
It encodes the following:
- a CDS encoding acetate--CoA ligase family protein — translated: MLSKLFTPRSVAVVGASREEGKVGHSIMKNLVGHGFAGPIYPVNPKAKDVMGHPCFKDLRDVPDGCDLAVIAVPARLVPGIVEECGRKGIGAAIVISAGFKEVGGEGADLEKRLFNAAMTSGVRVLGPNCLGLINTRHRLDVSFAASHPEEGDIAVISQSGALCTAIIDWSVRNHIGFSKLISIGNKVDIDEEVLIEELGEDDDTKVIVGYLENIVNGPHFMRSAERVTKRKPIILIKAGNTAAGAAAASSHTGSLAGARMAYECAFRTSGILQASSLESLFDYAQAFSYQPLPRGRRVAVVTNAGGPGIMAADAVENSGLAFAKLGDETTKALSSFLPAAANIHNPVDILGDALAETYGRALEALLADDGVDAAVVLLTPQAMTDAAEAARVVAGVSGRHGKPVVASFIGADRVSLGIEILQRSRVPHYPTPERAVEALQVMAEFAKWKERPPRVIQRFSVNTTKVDRVLNLCRKRGQFNVGEQDSKAILAAYGFTVPKASLARSADEAASASAAIGFPVVMKIVSPDIIHKSDVGGVKVGLAGSSEVRDAYDLMIARIRLREPRARLQGVLVQEMVGGGREIIVGMTRDPQFGPMLMFGLGGVYVEVLRDVSFQLAPITRDEAFEMLIGTKTYKLLKGVRGEKSVDMELVAECIRRISQLSMDFPAIEELDINPLNVSSDRAGAVAVDARIKIRDSGPGIRNSKLQGCDHGSE